The stretch of DNA aaagaaatcaaacctTAACAAACACCTACTAGGTATCTACTAAGCATCTAGAAAGATTAAGATTTTAAGAAACATTCTGACAACAtactgataaaataaatttaaacttatAACATTTCATTACAATACTCTGACATACCAGGTGGGTGGTCTTGACTTGTGTTTAACTTGGGATCATTTCCCGAGCTTGAGTGTGACTTTGACTTCgatttcagagaaggaaagaattcCATCATCAGACCTGAGGTAGGAGGAGGGCTTGGGCCCCTAGTGGATTTGCCCAAGTCTTCTCCCTTCTTGACTGGCACGACCTTCCTTTTTATCGTTTTGTCCAGTACACACATTTCACTCTTGTTATGGCAGGTTGTCTGGGGAGTCCCATAAATGGCTTCATTCCCAAGAACACCATCATGTTTAAATGAATTATCTTCAAGGTCAGTCCAAGTTCTTTCATCATCAAAGTCaattttattcacatttataGTTGAGTGTCTTCTGGAGGAAtcagaaagtttatttttcaagCTTTCTATTATGAGAGAATCATCACTGCTATAATCCTTATCAGACAAATCTAAATCaacatctctccttttctcttcctcttgagTCGTGGTGTCCCGAAAAGGTCCCTTATCATCACAGACTTGCGGACTATCTTCTCTGCTGCTGGAACTCCTTTCCTTACCCGCAGATGATGGCTTTATAGTGACGTCAAGCTGTTCCTCCAAATCGGTGCTGTGATCACTGTCTGTAACACCTTCACCATCGCCTGCActccacctggcctgcctctcaGGAGGGTTCGTTTGGTACActctcctcctgacttcacaGGACGGCGCCCACAATGCTCCGGGTGAGAACACTGAATCACGTTGTCTGGGAGCAACCTCGCACTCAGCCTTGCTTCCACACTGGGCACGGCCCGGATCCTCGTTTTGGTTATGCTGACTAACAGAACCCAGTGTTGCTGTCTTCTCTTCCCGCACACCTTTGACAGGGGTAGAAGACAGCCGGCGACCTCTGCAGTTCTGCTGGTCCCTCTCTAAGATCTTCAGTACAAATGAGGAGTTACTAGAGAATGATATTTCATCAGCAGCTtgttctaaaaacaaaaattcatctaattccaaattttccttttccttttctcgttCCCAATTCTCTAACTTTTTCTGAAGAGAATCATCAAGAGAAGATTCTGACCCTTTCAAACTTTCACTTGCTGGGTTCTGAGAAGCCATACAGCTGATGAGTCCTGTGGAAATGGGAAGTCTGTCCTTACTGCATGCCTTATTCCAGATTGTGCAACCAACATCACAAGGTTTTGTACACTCaggtacattttctttattattagatTCCACTTTTTTTCCTAAACTGATCTGCTCTCTAAATTGCCCATCACATTTCTTCCCTGCTGGCATTTTCAATCCTGATGCAGAGAGACTTTTCCTACTATTACTCTTAAGCACTTTTGGCTTCTGACTGAGTGTGAGAGAATGACACTTGGTTCTGACTTTACTGTTCTTTTTAACAGGAAGGTTCTCTGTAcagatttctttatttataagAGCAGTTTTCCGCTGGAATTGTTGTTTATCTGATTTAAACACAGGCTGGTCCTCTGAAATGCTCTGAGTGGTGACTAGGTtactttctttccccttctgaaACTTAGATTTAGCATTAGTAAATCTGGCTAAACCTTCTCCTCGTTTTAAGAAtggttgttttggttttgctttgatAAGCAAAGATCCTTCTGCTtcctaaaataaaagaatattttaattaattctgGTATATCCAAGTAATCTCAAAGctattttttaagcaaattatAAACAAATCTCTAAAGCCTTAGATAACTGGATCAAAATAGTAGAAATGCTAACCTTTAGCTGTTTTTGTTGCCGTTCTAGTTCTTCCAACCGAATCTGTTCCTCTAAGTAATCTTCAaaagtttgtttcctttctctaataGCAGCTTTAATAGGcctaatcataaaaataaagttatgtaACATGCAAACCATGATGTGGTGAATACTTTACACTTAGTGTGGCTGATAGACACCTCTAACTGAGAACTAACCCTTTCCAACATCACAAATTCCATTTGAGAATCTATTAAAAGCTACAATTCCACTCCATCTCCTAAATACAGAAATACATGTCTCTATATGTGATTTGAAAAAGCCCCTCTGAAGTCCACCTACTGACCTCAGATTaacttttaaagtaatatattcattatataactAAGATATGTTTCCAAGAAtagttcattaaataaatattctctaAGATCCTTAATAATATTAACAAGTCATTTAGCATCCCATAACATATactaaattatttaagaaaataataaacctcactattgatattttatctttaatataaaaataaatttaatattctaTAACCACACTCAATTATTAtttataagtgataccatatgtgAAACTCCAATATAtgatctttctcttctccaaaacAGGATTTACCTATTTGAGAGAATATTAGTTTTTTAGATgaaaaaactgctgctgctgctgctgctgctactgctaagtcgcttcagtcatgtccgactcttaatgaccccatggactgcagcccaccaggctcctccatccatgggattttccaggcaagaatactggagtggggtgccattgccttctctggaaaaaacTGCTAGATTCTCCCAATACAACGTCAAGGCTACTTTAACTGATTATCTTCCCAACCTCTTACTGTTGCTAACAATATGGAATAAGCTGGATCTTCAATCCTATACTTAAAAGCACGTCCaagcaaaaacaagaaaactatgGATCTTTCAAAGTACCAATAATAATGACTCATATTAAATTCCTTTCAACGCGAATGATACCTTTCTTCAATATTAACCACTTCTGAGGAAtcaccaattttttttaagttcgtATCGTTCCCTTCCTGAATCTGTTCCGTCATTTTCTCCAAACATGGTAAAATACCTTCTCCTAGAATAAAAATTAGGAGCAATTTAGTTCAATAAAAAGAGCAGATTAAAGTCTTAAAATGTGAGAATTTTACAAGTtactatgcttaaaaaaaaaaatttaggtaaACAATGTATaccaaagattttaaaacactCAAGGACTTCTTTAATatgataaagaaaactaaaaaacccTAATTAAAACACAACATCCTTCAAAAAGTTAATGTTAAGGGGGAGAAATTTTCTAAGTTATAAAAGACTCAAAGAATTGTAGCAACTGAATATAATACAATAACTTGACTGGatcctacttttaaaaaacacCTTAAAGAGGCAATTTTGGGATTGCAGGGAGCATTCTAAATTGCATTTCCATAGTTAAGGTCCctgaatacaaaaatattaatagtattgtGGTTATACAGAAGAATGTCCTAATTTTTTCCagatatttgaaattatataaaataatgtctcCATATAATTTGAgatgaaatgactgagcaaactATCAATATGTGcagatataaatagataaatttaagtatagatacagatatatataacatacaaataTAGACAaagtaaatatggaaaaatatcaaTTGCTGCATCTAGGTAGTGGGTACATGATAATCACTGCAGcagtctttcaacttttctggATGTTTGAAATTTGCCAAAAATAAACGgtcagtgggacttccctggtagtccagtggttaagactccatgcttccactgcaaggggcaagggtttgatccctggttagggaagtttcacatgctgcacagtgccaccaaataaagatgaaaaggtTAAGGGAATGTACtgtataaaaaataaggaaaagacatTTGACCTTTTTATACCAAGAAATTACTCTAAATTAGGAATAAGATATTATCCACAAAAGGTGCCCAGTACTAAGTATTGAGTAAAGACTTTTTGTCGtatcatttgtgtttttctataTCTGACTCTAAAGAACATATACATAAAAACACCATTAAAgttgaaaagcaaattaaaattaaaaatactggaaATGATTCAGTCCTACTATAAAGaacatgaaataaagacattattTGATGATCTGTATAATGATAACATTAAAATTATGGTTATGAAGGCTTCAGAAAGTGCCATGAACACTTTCCACATTGAGTGGGAAAAGAACATAATTTATTACACAATACTCACTCTATGATTacaaaatatggaaagaaaaaaaaggccagGGAGTGAGCACAGAAACAGGACTTTACAGTAGAAATGCCTTGAGCGCTCGGTGAGGTTGGAACGAGCAGACACTAAGAGCCAGTGCTCTGGCAGGAGCCTGCCAGGTGCTGGGAACACAGAGATACAGTAAGGGTGTCGGGGTTGGAGGGATTTCTCTTACAAGTAGTAAGTCCCATCACTAATCTATTGTTCACCTGTCACATCTTCTATCCTATTCCCCACCACCAACACACACTTTTTAAATCGATTTCAAACTTTTCCTAAGCTCTCGAGAAAAATGATCCACACAGAAATCGCTTCCTCCCTTTCTGAAGACTGGCTGCTACCACGACAAGGTCTGAAGTCAGCAAGAGTCATCTGCAACTTGTTCCTGGAAAGTCACAAATTCTGTGTCCAAACCAGGCTCAGTGGCTGTACAGAAGTTAGGATCTCTGATTTAAAGACGtagcatggacttccctggtgctccggtggctaagactctgcactcacaATGCAGGAGGTCCAGGTTCAAATCTGATCatggaattagatcccacatgctacaattaAGTGTTTgcatgcggcaactaagacccaatgcagccaaataaatacacaaatatttagGAGGACAAAAAAAGACACGAATAGGAGAAAAATATGCAGGACTTTCCTGGTCTTAGAACAACTAGGTGACACTGTCATTAACTATAGAAGAGAGAAAGATAAGTAACTCACCTTTAGAATAgttatcattttcttccttcaaatcattttttttcacaAGTGCTTCCTGACACTGTGCCTCATAAAACACGCTGGGAGAAGCACCACTTCTTGAAGTTAAAACAAAATCCTGATGAGTAGTTCTACAGAAGTCGTTTTGTTCACTCGATAAAATGTTAGAAGGGtgttttttttcttggctttgaTTCTGGTAGATATATGATGGCAAGAAGGGCGTGGTTTTCTCTACCGTGGTTGAATTTCCCGGAGGTCTGTACTTTTTCTGGCTCTGGTCATCAGGCAGTGGAGTTAAACCttacaattaagaaaataaacaaaactgatgACTTTCTATAACATTTTCTGTTCTACCTGTTAATGGCACCTATGATTTCTCCGAAGTGAGAAAAGTACTTTTTTCCCTCATTATTAGGAAACTATGTTTAACAAAGTCATGAAATTTTAAGAGTCCAAAGTGACTTTTGCATACTTTTGATTGAAAGTGCACTTACACCACGACTCATGTGCAGTGTTCACACTCCAGAGCTGCAGCTTGCCTAACTGTGGAAGGCATCGTTCACCCTCCATCCGTGAGCACTGCCTAGAGCTGTCAACTCTAAGCCCCGTGACAAACAGTTAAATGCAGAGCACCGGTGCAGACTGTTACAAATAATCTGAACTGTTCCTTCACAATCAATAACTGCTCTGCGTTACaacacatgaaaacatttttcctttatgTTCCCATTAAGATGCTGGTGACCTCAGGTGGTGGAATGATGggtgattttgttttgtactttTCTGTAGTCCCTAAATTTCCTGTAATACTTTTTACCTGTTCTGTTTcttaagtctctgcttttgaactcACCCAATAAACAGACAAAAGATTCCCTTTCCATGTATCTCGAAGATAGAATTCTTAGAGAATAAATGGCAATACTACCTATCCTGCCTGCTGTACCAGCCCCTTGAAATTTACTACTCCTGTTTTCCCAGATTGTTTCAATTAAACTTAGAATTAAAGACAcaatggtggggggggggggggggggcttcctgacagttcagtggttatgactctgtgtttccactgcaggaggtgcaggttcaatctctggtccaggaacttAAGACCCAcgagccatgtggcatggccaaaaaaataagacATAGTGGGAAGTACTTCATAAAAGGCATGCCACCTATGTCTTATACCCTCTGCTTCACCCCTAGCCCACAAATAAAACTGGAAGTCAGGTAGGTCCTCACTGAGTATCAGATTCAACTTGCCTTCTTTAATAGCAATATTCTCCCATCTAAATATTTTTGACTAATGGTCATCCCACTTCAGCCTAAAGACATCTCTGACAGAAGAGCAAAATCCCAAAGTAGCAgtcctcaaagtgtggtctgtacACTCCCAGTGTCCAAGACTCTGTCAGGACATCCACCAACATCCAGGCTATCTTCAGAACTACTGAGACAGTATCTGCCTTTTCACTGTGCTGACATGTACCCTGATCACATGCACTGTGAGGGAGCTTCCTGGGGACCTCACTCAAAAGCAGAACAGCAGGACCCACTGTGCTCTCCACCACACTCTCAGCTCGAAAACTAACAATAGCTTTACTGAAGAATGTTCCAGACAAAGCAAGCaggaaaattattaattttttagttaaattttAACTCTTGAGTTCATgtcttctgaatattttataggACAAAATGAGAAGTATGCATAAATCACTTCCGCTGTAAACTAAGCCATGGGCTGTGAAATTTTTTCAGCCATAAGCTCAACTAACTGATCTTTCAGGGATTATTTCTACTTGAAAGAATGACGAACTATGATGATTTAAACCACAGTACTTGGCAGAACACTTTCTCAAAAATGAGACAACTGAGCCAGACATTTCAAGGAAACTGACAGTATTTGTTGCCAATGATAAAGTATGAACTTTCAAGTAAAAATCAGAATGTTGGAAAATATGTCCATCACCCTGAGCTTGAAAGCTTTATATTTCAAGACTTTTATGATGATATCTGTGGTAGcattaatacatataaatttttatactttataatgAAATACATCAACATTTTTAGAACCTACCTCACTCAGAGAactattattttccaaataaccAATGCATGATTTCACCAAAGCATGGATGATGAATCCAAAATGTCAAgatactttaatatattttaatgtaattagAGTATAGAAAGTTCATTAATATGATTGATTCCATACAGTGAATAACAGCTAAGAAATGACCACTTGTTAACTTTGGTGGAATATCAAAGAAATAACCATGTTATTTGAAAAAGCTTTCTCCTTTTTCCAATCACATGTCCTTGTGAGGctggattttttttcacatacatCAACCAAAACAACATAAATGAAGAGATGGGAGGCGAAAGTAGATATGAGAATCAGCTGGGTTCTATAAGCGAAAAGTTAGAGATTTTCAAAAACACTGAACCATTCTTCtcaattattttttagaaaaattttttttgttaaaaagtgttatttatagcacacagttattttaaagaaattagttTTTAAGTTTCCTAGTTTTAATGTCTAACACAGTAAATATCAATAGCTATAGCCCATATACTAATACAAACTCTTTGGAGTCCTCAATAATTTAAGAGTGTTATGGGGTCCTGACCAAAAAATGTTGAGAACTGAAAACAACTGTTACATAACTCCATGGAAGTAGTTCTCACACTAGTAACTTTAAAATCTGCTTCCCTATTGCTCTACCATATGCTATTTCTACTAGAAAACTATCACAGGCTATTTTATAAGTGAGagtgattattatttttctgtcctCCATAAAAGAACCCTGAACCACTCAGTTATTTCTACATACACACCACATTCTCTACATTGTCTaacataaacatctgaattccCTGAGCCATTCTTCATTTGCTGCCTTCCTTGTCACCAGTGCTACCACCACACCCAAGGTACCATCCAACCACAGCTGCATGCACACCTACCAAGatctttcttctttgtattctctaCGTCTAGGACAGCCTCTCAACAGAACAGGTGCTCCATTTAATCAGCAAAGTGTGTCTCTTAAAAGGCAGCACCAAGAAGCAAGCACACTGCCCCTGACCACTGTTTTTCAGACCATGGGACACAATCCATTTTGAAATGTCCTTGCTACCTTCCAGGCATGTGAATAAGAACTGATTCATGAAATTTCTCTGAAATTATGAGtcatgattttaaatgtttttgttacTATGCAATCTGGtcaaaaaactttcaaaactacTGCTCCAGATCAACTTCCCACTGCTTGCTCGTCCCTGTAAGTACATCATGCTTTCTATTAACTGATCTAGCATTCAACAGAAAAGCTGTCCTGTACTACCCCAGAAAGTATTTCTGGTATGGCTCGTTAGCGGAGCAGAACGGCTTCTACACATACACACTTTTATGACCCTGATCAGTTTTTCATTCATCAGGCAGGGGTTGTACCTCAGTAGCCCTAGGTCAAATTCAGCTCTGcatcttttattcttttggggctttttaaaattttattttataaataaatgtcaatGTCTTTAAGTATGGCACACATGTTCCAGAATGGCACAGATCCCTCATGTGTATTATATTACACCACTACCGTCCCATAGTTGTCTGTCTGGCTTGAAATTGGAGTTGGCAACATAACAGAGAAATGGTAGAAATAACCTGTCAAACAACTAAAGACAGGAAATGTGTATAACTGCCTACCACGGTACTGACCAAAGGCCTCAGTAAATAATACCTGGGAGTGTCTGCTGCCCAGACACCAAGGCGAGTAGCTCCTCCTGCTCACCCATGAGCCTCTGCAACTGCTCGAGCTGCCGCCTCTTCAGCTGCTCCTGCTTCTTCTGTTGCTCTTCTTTCAGCTTTTTAGACataaaattaacaattaaaattaCTATTTCTTTATGGACCTCTGCTCCTTAACATTAATCTTAatccctcccagctcccttctCATATCTTCTCTAATAAAGAGTTCCAAAGATGGATGCTTAAGTAACTTAATCTGCCACCAAAACTCTATAAACTCGcaaccaagaaagagaaaaaaaaaacaaccacatgAATGCTTTGATCCTTAAAGTAGGATCGGTATCAGTCCATTTATAATCAACTAATATTTGATCATTTCTAAATTAGTCTTTACAAAATGAGGTAGGAAGATACTGTTATTTTAAGTGCTATATTTGTATCTTACATATCAATCATGTTTTAATGTTTCACCTCAAAGTATGATATTATGAGTAAAAGATAAACAAAGACCTGGAACAGATGACTTTTCATTGTAAACAGAAACCTGCAA from Bubalus bubalis isolate 160015118507 breed Murrah chromosome 13, NDDB_SH_1, whole genome shotgun sequence encodes:
- the CENPJ gene encoding centromere protein J isoform X1; translated protein: MFLMPTSSELNSGQDFLTQWMANPSRAGVILNRGFPILEAEEEKPANVNFSTSFPIKATEFSNSFSFIREEDSLHEEQKLEPNSPYKLQSDKPEPQRVFPLTKEGPQLVARQDAPGQWEDSKNEFIAALLSELKEVPYKDPLVKKLEQLKEEQQKKQEQLKRRQLEQLQRLMGEQEELLALVSGQQTLPGLTPLPDDQSQKKYRPPGNSTTVEKTTPFLPSYIYQNQSQEKKHPSNILSSEQNDFCRTTHQDFVLTSRSGASPSVFYEAQCQEALVKKNDLKEENDNYSKGEGILPCLEKMTEQIQEGNDTNLKKIGDSSEVVNIEERPIKAAIRERKQTFEDYLEEQIRLEELERQQKQLKEAEGSLLIKAKPKQPFLKRGEGLARFTNAKSKFQKGKESNLVTTQSISEDQPVFKSDKQQFQRKTALINKEICTENLPVKKNSKVRTKCHSLTLSQKPKVLKSNSRKSLSASGLKMPAGKKCDGQFREQISLGKKVESNNKENVPECTKPCDVGCTIWNKACSKDRLPISTGLISCMASQNPASESLKGSESSLDDSLQKKLENWEREKEKENLELDEFLFLEQAADEISFSSNSSFVLKILERDQQNCRGRRLSSTPVKGVREEKTATLGSVSQHNQNEDPGRAQCGSKAECEVAPRQRDSVFSPGALWAPSCEVRRRVYQTNPPERQARWSAGDGEGVTDSDHSTDLEEQLDVTIKPSSAGKERSSSSREDSPQVCDDKGPFRDTTTQEEEKRRDVDLDLSDKDYSSDDSLIIESLKNKLSDSSRRHSTINVNKIDFDDERTWTDLEDNSFKHDGVLGNEAIYGTPQTTCHNKSEMCVLDKTIKRKVVPVKKGEDLGKSTRGPSPPPTSGLMMEFFPSLKSKSKSHSSSGNDPKLNTSQDHPPGGNARSQVLREKIIELETEIEKFKAENASLAKLRTERESALEKLRKEIADFEQQKAKELARIEEFKKEEMRKLQKERKVFEKYSTVARTFPDKKEREEIQALKRQVSDLQEDLKRKEAKWSSTHGRLRSQIEMLVRENTDLREEIKVMERFRLDAWKKAEATESSAKMGQCVTASKKDGFLNSSVRFQKSQISSGTQVEKYKKNYLPTQGNPSQRSKSEPHDLGSSEKGQTASPRELPEPVNFPDPDYKEEDEKEEIEGEISHPDGKVEKVYKNGCHVVLFPNGTRKEVSADGETVTVTFFNGDIKQVMPDRRVIYYYAATQTAHTTFPEGLEVLHFSNGQIEKHFPDGRKEITFPDQTIKNLFADGQEESIFPDGTVVRVQRDGNKIIEFNNGQRELHTAQFKRREYPDGTVKTVYTNGHQETKYTSGRVRMKDKDGNVLMDTKMS
- the CENPJ gene encoding centromere protein J isoform X2, yielding MFLMPTSSELNSGQDFLTQWMANPSRAGVILNRGFPILEAEEEKPANVNFSTSFPIKATEFSNSFSFIREEDSLHEEQKLEPNSPYKLQSDKPEPQRVFPLTKEGPQLVARQDAPGQWEDSKNEFIAALLSELKEVPYKDPLVKKLEQLKEEQQKKQEQLKRRQLEQLQRLMGEQEELLALVSGQQTLPGLTPLPDDQSQKKYRPPGNSTTVEKTTPFLPSYIYQNQSQEKKHPSNILSSEQNDFCRTTHQDFVLTSRSGASPSVFYEAQCQEALVKKNDLKEENDNYSKGEGILPCLEKMTEQIQEGNDTNLKKIGDSSEVVNIEERPIKAAIRERKQTFEDYLEEQIRLEELERQQKQLKEAEGSLLIKAKPKQPFLKRGEGLARFTNAKSKFQKGKESNLVTTQSISEDQPVFKSDKQQFQRKTALINKEICTENLPVKKNSKVRTKCHSLTLSQKPKVLKSNSRKSLSASGLKMPAGKKCDGQFREQISLGKKVESNNKENVPECTKPCDVGCTIWNKACSKDRLPISTGLISCMASQNPASESLKGSESSLDDSLQKKLENWEREKEKENLELDEFLFLEQAADEISFSSNSSFVLKILERDQQNCRGRRLSSTPVKGVREEKTATLGSVSQHNQNEDPGRAQCGSKAECEVAPRQRDSVFSPGALWAPSCEVRRRVYQTNPPERQARWSAGDGEGVTDSDHSTDLEEQLDVTIKPSSAGKERSSSSREDSPQVCDDKGPFRDTTTQEEEKRRDVDLDLSDKDYSSDDSLIIESLKNKLSDSSRRHSTINVNKIDFDDERTWTDLEDNSFKHDGVLGNEAIYGTPQTTCHNKSEMCVLDKTIKRKVVPVKKGEDLGKSTRGPSPPPTSGLMMEFFPSLKSKSKSHSSSGNDPKLNTSQDHPPGGNARSQVLREKIIELETEIEKFKAENASLAKLRTERESALEKLRKEIADFEQQKAKELARIEEFKKEEMRKLQKERKVFEKYSTVARTFPDKKEREEIQALKRQVSDLQEDLKRKEAKWSSTHGRLRSQIEMLVRENTDLREEIKVMERFRLDAWKKAEATESSAKMGQCVTASKKDGFLVIHLKDPSLSLMI